A window of the Equus asinus isolate D_3611 breed Donkey chromosome 20, EquAss-T2T_v2, whole genome shotgun sequence genome harbors these coding sequences:
- the ZNF557 gene encoding LOW QUALITY PROTEIN: zinc finger protein 557 (The sequence of the model RefSeq protein was modified relative to this genomic sequence to represent the inferred CDS: inserted 1 base in 1 codon; deleted 2 bases in 2 codons; substituted 1 base at 1 genomic stop codon): MEFTQEEWALLDASQRTLYRDVMLENSRNLASLGCCLQVDKPRLISKLEQEDNMNTEERVILPGIHPDLETLLKDKRLTSKQHDFREEQSKGVKMERSHLAVKLNKCNQCFKVFSTKSNLTQTILLHKRIHTGEKPYDCSQCGKSFSSSSYLTVHKRIHNGEKPYECRGCGKAFDDPSSLRLHVRIHTGEKPYECNQCFHIFCTRCNLKRHKRIHTRXNHHECNQCGKAFSMSSSLTVHNRIPTGEKLCECHDCGKACRKSSHLTQHTRTHTGEKPYECLEYGKSFSSSFSLTVHKRIHNGEKXYEYGDCGKAFNNLSSVKKHMITHTGEKPCECNHCGKSFNSNSYLSMQKKIHDR, from the exons GCTGTTGTCTTCAAG TTGATAAACCTCGTCTGATCTCCAAATTGGAGCAAGAAGATAACATGAACACAGAGGAAAGGGTAATTCTCCCAGGCATCCATCCAG ATTTGGAGACTCTACTTAAAGACAAAAGGTTAACTTCTAAGCAGCATGATTTTAGAGAAGAACAATCTAAAGGTGTAAAAATG GAAAGGAGTCATCTTGCAGTGAAACTCAACAAGTGTAATCAGTGTTTTAAAGTCTTCAGCACAAAATCTAATCTTACTCAA ACTATTCTCTTACAcaagagaattcatactggagaaaaaccctatgaTTGCAGTCAGTGTGGCAAATCTTTCAGCAGCAGTTCCTACCTCACTGTTCAtaaaagaatacacaatggggagaaaccctatgaatgcagGGGCTGTGGAAAAGCCTTTGACGATCCATCATCCCTTAGATTGCATgtgagaattcacactggagaaaagccCTATGAATGCAACCAGTGTTTTCACATCTTCTGCACTAGATGTAACCTCAAAAGGCACAAGAGAATTCATACAAGATAGAATCACCATGAATGTAATCAGTGTGGAAAGGCCTTCAGCATGAGCTCCTCCCTTACTGTGCACAATAGAATTCCTACAGGGGAGAAACTTTGTGAATGCCATGATTGTGGGAAAGCCTGTAGGAAGAGCTCACATCTTACACAGCATAcgagaactcacactggagaaaaaccctatgagTGCCTTGAATATGGGAAATCCTTCAGCAGTAGCTTTTCTCTTACTGTGCACAAGAGAATACATAATGGAGAGA CGTATGAATATGGTGACTGTGGGAAAGCTTTTAATAATCTCTCATCTGTTAAGAAACACATGATaactcacactggagaa aaGCCCTGTGAATGTAATCATTGTGGGAAATCTTTCAACAGTAACTCTTACCTTTCTATGCAAAAGAAAATTCACGATAGGTAG